The following DNA comes from Rosa rugosa chromosome 5, drRosRugo1.1, whole genome shotgun sequence.
TATTCAACAAAATCATTGCCATTGGTAATAGCAAGGATCACAATGCAATGATAGAGATTTTATTACCATTAATTAGCAACCCTACGCATCTCAAAACTATTAATTGCTGGAGCTTCCtccaaacaaaacaaagataCCACTACTATTCTCTCACATATGTCATAACAtatagtttctaactttctaTTTTAATACATTTTTACCATTTTAATCTCTCTCATCCCCAAATCTATTTTAACCTTTCCAGTTCGTCAGATTCAGGCATTGAATTGAACCTTGCATGAGTTGCATCGGATGTCGGTAACATGGGTGGCTCGTCGTCGTTGTAAACTCTCAATGCCGTGACGTAACAGGTTCTTGGCTATCAGGGGTTGGTCTAACTTGTTTCCGGCATCAAAAGTGTATCAAAGTTATATAAAATAGGTATCAGCTATCAAATGTGTAACAGATCAAAAAATACATTTTCCCTCAATTTTGTACAAAATCACTATCGGGACTCGAGCTTGCCACATCATGCTGTATCAAGTGAGTTTGGACAAAATTGAGTAAAAATGTGTTTTGTTGATACATTTTTTATACAGCTCACATGAGCTCTTATCTTAAGTAATTAAgtatacattttttttataagaaagaATGGTAGTTTAGGTAAGTAAAGTTCTATATAAGAAATGAAGGGTTTTTTAGTGTATCCATGTTCATAGTTCTAAAACTTGATTTGAAGGAAGTGTAATACCTATtcgaaccaaaaaaaaaaaaaagagagagagaggaaatgtAAGACCAAATGTTCTAAGATTCATATCTAAATAACCACAGAAGATTTGAGTTATTAGCTAGCGATTCCTAGTTCCACAAAAGGAAGTATCTGCCTCTTGAATTACAAAAGACTTCGAATTCCATATCATCATCAAGTGAAGTCCTAGCCTAAGCCCAAAAATATAGCTGAACTACTAAGTGTAGTTAAATAGCAACATAGTTTCATAGATGATTAATTTCTTCAACAATCAAAACGTGACTAAGTGTTAGCTGGGCACTGGACACGCGTCAATAAAACTGGAGGTGACTtaatacaaaatatataaaccTAATTAATATTCTCCTAATAATGCATCAATACGATGCGTTTCACTTCTGCAGATTTCCACTTCTGCAGAAGGTGCAATCCAATGCAAGGAGTCCATCAAGTCGAAATAATCTCTACTCGCTTCTGTTGGTGGATTTGGCATCCTCACCTCCAGAATGCAAATCTTAGGCAATGGTGAAGAGAATTCCTTCCTAAAAAAATTAGGAATGATGAGAGCCTTCAGATCTTGATTATAGAGGGATATTTTCTTGTAGCACCCAAATTCTTTGAGACAACCAATCAATGTAGGAAAATGTGAAGAGTAATGCACGAACCAATTTTTGAACCAAAGTTCTCGAACTGCAATCTTGGCCCACTGACATCCTTTAACAGAAAATGCATCCTTCAGAGTCCCAAGAAAATCgaaaagatggagattttgGACATCGATTGTGCCTTTTAGTGTACGATGATATCCGTTTAAAGAAAATTCCCATAGGTCATCAACACAAATGGTGATATTTTTCAAGTTGAAGGTATTATTCAAGATCACCTTTTCACATTTTGAATTTGGTGGTAGCGGAGAAACAAATGTAAAAGATTCAAGGTTCTTAGCCTCATCATCAACTTGAACAAATTGTAGCCGCTTGCAATACTTAACTTGCAAGGACTTGAGAGTTGAACTTGAAACACGACACGTGAAGTCTCCAAAGCGGCATTCAATTAGTGACAAATACTTGATGGAAGGGCACTCCAATAGTAAGGAGAAGAGAGCTTTGTCATCAAACCACACACATTCGAAGGACATGGTTTTTAAGGAGGGAAGAAGGTACTTCTCATCCCTTTTAAGTTTTGCACTTTGAATGTCCGCTATACTAACATACTCCAGATTTAGACTAGTAAGAGACTGTGCATTATTAGCAAAGGATACCCAAGGTAAACGATATATATTTTCAGCTTTCACCACCATTGGTCGAGGGCTAATATCTAATTCTTTGAGACCTCTATTAATTGCACGTTCCAACCACCTATCAATGATAGTAGCATCTCCATACATGATCATGTGAAGCCTTAGTGCATCTAGGACCTCTTTCTTCTCATATTTCTCATGATATTCTAGATACCCTTTCAAGAAGTTGATGAACTTGTTGTGTAGCAGCTGTAGCTGTCGGTAGGCAGCCCGACCATTGAGGTTGTGAGTCTTGTGACGTCGAAAATCATCAGCCTCGTCGAAATTTAGTGCAGACGCTGAAGAAACTGCAGATTGCTTGGAAAGAAAGGTAGCCTGGACGGCAGCTTTAGTGGGAAGGAACCCAAGGATTTTGTCAATAACAAGGTCCGGTAAGTCGTGAAGGTGAGGCATTTTGTGAGGTGATCCCAATACGTTGACGGCCATTAACGTTGTGGTTAGGTCGATGATCTTGATTCTGCTTCACTTTTGGGTCTCTGTGTAGTTTTTCTCCCTTCTGatcgattttgaattgttgATGCCCTTAAATAGTcttgttttcatttttctctttcttttggtAGGAAACGGAATAATAGTTAGAAATGGTCTCCTAAATTACTCTGTACAAGGTAGCTAGGTTTCACAAATGGACGTCGTTGCAATATATAATAGAAATCCTAGTTATAGAAGGACTCATTGTTGACAAAGGTTTATTAGCTAACTTAAGTCTTCTCTTTGCGGTgctaacaaaaatgaaaaagaaacagaattgaTATGATTTTAACAATTGATTATTTAGATGCACAACCAGTGGCTCAATGACCATGAGACAGAAACTTACGTTATACTGGGATTTGTAATGGAAAGAAATCTTGTTCAGGCCGGGAACTGAAATCgcacttcttctttcttcttttctattgAAATCGATCAGTAAcaactaattaattaactagAGCCTCAACGTCATTCGATCTCATTCATCGGTGAGCCCCGAAGTATGAGTGCATGCATGACCTTTGCACAATACCAAAAATGGGGACTATATTCTTGTAATAAGATGATGTATTAGCTGATCAAGATGAATTTAAAAGTAGAGTTCGCCTTTTGAAATTCAGTATTGTTCTGCACTGGCAATGTCATTCCATCTATATATCTGTTTTGATTCAACCATACTTTCATGATCAGACTCCATAAACGTCTTTGGCTGATGTATGAAACAGAATATTAACTTTCATTCAACAAAAACATTGCCATTGGTAATAGCAATTAAGGATCACAATGCAATGATAGAGATTTTATTACCATTAGCAACCCTACGCATTTCAAAACTATTAATTGCTGGAGCTTCCtccaaacaaaacaaagataCCACTCCTATTCTCTCACATATGTCATAATTGTTAGACCAAAAGTGGACTTATCACGAGTTATCCTAGAGTAACTAGGAAACCATTAAAAGCATCAATTTGAGTACAACATGGATCtggaaaagaatcaacctagatatctaatgtgatagtgtatttagcattggattaggaatccattatttggactacaagaaagtcctaaactgtgatgcattaggattACAATTATACAATACTTGATTCTTAAGGAAAttctttatgggaggattcctaggactagtacttgtataaataagaggttagggtccctgttatcaccaccGGTCTTTACAAGCATTGTGTTCTGCCCATTCATGAGAAGCTATAGTTGGTGATTAGCAGAAGACTTCAACCTCTTCAACTTTCGATGTCAATGGTATGTTTGATCTTCTAAGATTAATGATGAACTTGCATGTGTGAGCTTGATTTGTATTTTAGTTTTACAATAATAtatagtttctaactttctatatatCTATCTCGATAGCAAGCTTCAGCTGCTAGCTGGTTCTCCCATCTCCACTTTGCCCCCGGTCCAAGAATACTATTGGGTCCCTAGCTCTTTCAATCCATCACAGGCCAGCAAGTAGCTTACAAAATGGTAGACATCATCATATTTTCCAGCAGCATTGAATTTGCTTCTTGGGAACAAGAAGGCTCAAACCTCAAATTTTTTTATCGGTTGCACAAATAGCTTCAGTATTGATCTATTGCTAATCCTTTCGGTTCAGGTGAAAAGTTATTTGTAAATTCTCAGTTGAGGACAATGTCAACACCCATCACAAAAATGTGCCACCGACCTGCAATTGTAATATAAACTTACAGCATTGCTAATTCAGTGGCAATAATATAGATGCATGGGGATGAATCTTAAACGACCAAGCCAATATGCCTCAAATTGTTCAGAAAAACAAGGTATATCCATGTATAAGTACAACTCCGGTACTCAACTGGCAAGCCGTCATACCGCCAAGGCATAATGGCATACAGGAAAATgaacaaattaataaataaaaaccaaGTCACAACATAGTACTTGGACTCAGTTAATTACCGTGCAAATTGAGTTCACAATGAGTCTAAAGTAAAAGCTAGCTGGATGTAACCAAGTGATCAGCAAAGAGTTAAGTAATCGCGCGATATAAGTATATAACCaatctcatgaaaaaaaaaaggtagcaAAGACGAGTCTAGTTTCCCCTGCTACCACCCGACATTGGGTCCCCTATATCTCAAAGTGGAGTACTTGTAGAATGACAGGGTTGGAGATGATATAAGGCGCATGCTTGATACAAGTGACGACATTGCTGGCAAAGTAATACTCCATCAAAAATCAGGACTCTGGCTCCTCGGTCCTCACAATGATCCCTTATAAATTGGGGGGCAACCTACAGAGCAAGAGAGGAAGCCAGCAACTCATCGACACTACGTCGATATAATGGATATGGTACACATAATACGCATTGATATTTGACATAGAACATAAGAACAGCTAACCTAGAATTGCCTACCTAGCAAGCTTGAACTCAAATTAATTAAGTGATGAAGATGTGCCAAGGTACTTCCTGGCAAGCTTGAAATAAGCCTCTAATTGGAGGCACATCATCATCACTTAATTAACTAAAAATTTAGAAGTTATGAACAAGTGTAGTTCTCATTTATATGATAATGCATATTTCTTGCCTCAATAATATGTACTAGGAAAGCTCTCAACCTTAATATGTACAAGAAAAGTTATCAACTTTAATACCGCCTCAATTTAAGTATACCACCCATTACAAGAGACTAGTTTCTAgaaatttatttttgaaaaatgaAATGATAGAAAATCTCTACAAGATTCGGAGTCTAACTTTGGCACCTATTCCCCTTAATATCAACCAATTTGCAATTACAACATCTCAACTTAAAATGACACTATATATTTGATTTGTAGGAAAAGTATTCtctgcaccgacggtgcaaatgtACCAGCAGAACTCAACCGTTAATATTTATAAGCAactatttttataattaaaatatataatttacGTTATCCGGCCCTCAATTCTTGTTGGTACAAGTGCACGTCAGTGAACTGAGTACTCTCTCTGATTTGCAACCTAAGTATTTTGAACAGCTATACTGTATGCATACGTACATAGCAAACTACATACGTACAAGTCTTTCTCAGAAGGAAAAAagaagggtccttgacccaaagcaccaaaattaaccaaacttatcccacttaccccaacaacagatttttattcccactaacccaatttaaagtgaaatcacaattttatccttaatctaattaatgaattacaactTGCCATGCCActcttcctctcctctctctcaccTCAGGACGTAGACTTCTCCCCCTCACCTCACGAcgcagactctctctctctctctctctccccagcaCAGTGCCGACACTGCCCCTCCATGGAGGCTTCAGACCTGGAGGACGAGATCCGGAGTTTCGGAGCTTGCTTCGCAGGTAGTCGTACTCGGCGGAGCTTTTCTCCTGTTACGGCGAAAAGACTCGGCCCGGACCAATGCTCCGGCATCAACTGCTTTGTCGCCTTCTTCGTTGTTCCCTTACTGTCCTTCCACTTCATCGGCGAATAGACTCGGCATCAAAAGCGACCTCCGATCTGCGTTTTGGTCTGCGAAGAGACTCGGCTAAGGATTCTGGTGGTGATTGCGGTTCTGGTGGTGACCTCCGATCTCGGTGGGAATTGCGATGCTGGTGGTGACCTACACATTCCAGGACTTTTCCTGGGAAATGCGTCACCAATCTTCTCCTTTGTTGCTGTTTTGGTCGGACGGCGCACTCATGGCTTGGTATCTCTGCAGGTGCTCGACTCAGGCTGTGGCCTCTGAGAttggtgattgggtgcccaagATGTGGCCTCTGAGAttggtgattgggtgcccaagatgagtttctttttctttctttttttttgtggtaaaatgtggCAGAagctcagaaagaaagaaaaaagaaaggaaaaaaggtTTGATtgagggccaatagacgtctattggggggcaatagatgttttaaattaatgtaatctcctcttttttttctttaattaaagttatatttgtgtaattttagaaaaattagttctcatttcggtaatcaaaacgtctattggggggcaatagacgttttaaaattgatataaatttttcttttttttctttaatcaaagttttatctgtctaattttaggaagattagttcctattccgactaccgaaagttctattggggggcaatacatggctgatagtcatctattggggggcaatacatggctgatagtcgtctattgaggggcaatagacgtctattaggagACAATAGACTATTGAgacaatagactattggggcaatagacatctattggggggcaatagacgtctattgcctctctattagggggcaatagatgtctattaggggcaaaaaaactttccggtgagattttcagcaaattccggttggcggcagccggtgaccggaatccggccaccgttgaccggaatccggcgaaagttgaccggattccggccgccgtgaccggactccggcggcctgtgaccgggctccggcgaagtctcccatggtttctctctcttccattttctctctctctctctaaataacaaaggggtgagggtaaaatggtattaaaaaaaattaaaaaacaaaaaaaaaatcttaatggggtattagggaagatctccttagagtgttttgggtaagaggggattaaaaaaacttaatggggtaagtgggaaaaaaatctctaaaaatggtgtaaatggacaaaaacccaaaaaagaaaaaagaacaaaaataacCGTTTATTCTGTCCCTCTCTTTCTTACTTTGCTTTCTCAGATTCGATCTCCGCACCTAAACCCACACCAAATTCTCTGGTCCGAAAACTCCAATCTCCGATCCCACATTCCCTTCTCAGATCTAAACCTACCTACCGACCCCCACATTGCGTCCTCGATCCTCTCAGATCTGCACCGCTCGGATTCGATCCCACCATGGCCAGATTGGAGAGCTTGATCGGCCTCGTCAACCGAATCCAGCGCGCCTGCACTGCTCTCGGCGATCACGGCGGCGAGGGCATGTCCCTATGGGAAGCTCTCCCTTCCGTCGCCGTCGTTGGAGGCCAGGTCATCCATCACCTTTTCTAGTTTTCAATTCCATTGTTTTGGCCGTATTGGTTCTTATATCAAGTTTTTGTTGTGTTTAACAGAGTTCCGGAAAGTCTTCGGTTTTGGAAAGCGTGGTGGGGAGAGACTTCTTGCCTCGTGGATCAGGtactttttccttcttcttcttcttcttcaattctttCATTTCTGTTTTGTTGTGTTTGTGGTCAATAGGGAATGCAAGTAAGTAGAGTGTAGGCTGTGCAATGTAGTATGTGTTAATTGCGTATATAGATAGACTAAAACATTTTCGACCTTATTTCGAATGAAGCTTAAGCTATActcattggttttttttttttttcatccatGACTGGTGCTGATTGTTTTGTAATTAGTTATGAATCAGACATTTGCAAATGCGAGTTACTGTTTGTTATGCGGTTTGCAGTAGTTTCGTGTTGCtgagtttcttttgttttatgttTGTTTGGTCAAAAGGTATTGTGACGAGGAGGCCATTAGTGTTGCAGCTTCATCGGTTAGAGGACGGGCGGTCTGAATATGCAGAGTTTCTTCATGCGCCTAGGAAGAAGTATACTGATTTTGGTATGTTGACTTTCAATAAGAGGTGCATTTTTCTTTTGGAATGATGTGGAGATGAAATGTGTGAGCTTTATAAGAGGTGGAGTTCTGTGCTGAGAGTGGCAGGGCTTTACAAATTACTGCTTACAAGAATGGCCTAATGGGGAGTTATTGTTTACATTGTTCTGAACACTGAGAGTTCCTCTTCCCTTATGCAGCTGCTGTACGCAAGGAGATCGCAGATGAGACTGATCGTATAACTGGGAAATCAAAACAAATCTCTAACATCCCAATTCATCTCAGCATATATTCTCCAAATGGTCTGTATTTCATCTCCTGTGATAACATAATAGACAAAATCATTTACTTAAATCATCACATATCTTATTTAAAAGAACACTATTCTTTCTATCGActtattgtttttgggttttccCTCATTTCTGGGTGTACCTTGCAGTTGTAAACTTGACTCTCATAGATCTTCCTGGATTGACTAAGGTTGCTGTAGGTAATCCCTGTTtctgtctctctgtctctgtctctgtctctctccccACTTTAGTAAAGATATTTCTTTTTGGCTTCTGCAGAGGGACAACCAGACAGCATTGTTGAGGATATTGAGAATATGGTTCGTTCTTATGTTGAGAAGGTGAGAAGGCTTGTTCTTGGATACAATCAGACAAACTCCCATGAGGCTTGCCACATTTTCAAAAAGTACACAAACACGTCCTAAAGATAACATTCAACTAATGACCTTGCATATACTGTGAGATGTTTGACATGGAGTTCTGATAGTAAACACAAGTTATTTTCACATCTTCCCATGATCAATATATTATGGATTTCTTAGTTTTTACTAGTATCACTCAATCTGATGAACTTCTTTGATTTGTAGCCTAACTGCATTATATTGGCTATATCTCCTGCTAATCAAGATATTGCTACTTCAGATGCTATTAAACTTGCAAGAGAAGTTGATCCATCAGGTAAAAGATATCTGGAGAGGCTATGGCACTTTTGTCTCCTTGTGACTATTTATCAAAAGGATTGCTGCTTTTACAAGCCAAAACACTTACTTTCTACTGTTGTGTTTGGCATTTTTAGGTGAAAGAACATTTGGAGTGATGACAAAACTGGATCTAATGGACAAGGGAACCAACGCTCTCGATGTAAGGATCCAATTATTGTCACTTCATTAATTGATCAGACAATAAATAAAAGTTACTTGGACACAGAAGAGCAGAATTTTAACTGTCAGGGGTTGTTAGCTTTTCGTTATTtcattaatattttttatttttttattgttctaTTTCATGAATATATAATTACAAGTATTTCATCTATCTATTCCCACCCTTCACCTCCCTTAGACTCTAGACTCTATTTTTTGGTCttaatatatgtatgtaccTATAATAAGTTTCCTTCTGGTGGTGGCCATAACTTTAACTAATTGCTAAATGTTTGCATGTTTAAGGTTATAGAAGGAAGGGCATATAGACTGCAACACCCATGGGTTGGAATTGTGAACCGTTCTCAAGCTGATATCAACAAGAACATTGATATGATGGCTGCTCGTAGGAAGGAGCAGGAATACTTTGAAAATAGTCCTGATTATGGACACTTGGCACATAGAATGGGGTCAGAGTATCTCGCCAAACTTTTGTCTAAGGTCCTTGTTTCTGACATACTCTATCGACCTTGTATATGCATAGATAATGATCATATGGAAATCTCACTGCTCCATTTCATCCTTCTTCTTAACAGCATTTGGAGACTGTCATCAGGCAGCGGATACCCAGTATCATTGCTTTGATAAATAAGACCATTAGTGAACTTAATGCAGAGCTGGATCGCATTGGCAGGCCAATTGGCATAGATTCAGGGGTAACAGATTTTGACCTTGTTAATATAGTTTTCTTGTTCATGAAACATATGACTTACATGTGTTACTTTATGTACAGGCCCAATTGTACACTATTTTAGAACTATGTCGTGCATTTGACCGTGTATTCAAGGAACACCTGGATGGAGGGTAAATTTCAGACCTCTTTACAACATTTTATTGACCATTTAAGTTTAATATTTTATGTTGCACTTTTTATTTCTGTAAAATGATCAGCATTACTAGTGGCGTTCGTCTCAAAACACGTACTCTTGATTCATTGCATCAGATAATAAATGTACTGTGCAAGTAAAATTGTGTGTTATATACTAGTCCAGTATTTCGCAAGACCATCTTGAGCTTGCATATAAAGTTTTGTTTGCCATTTTCTGAGGACTTCACTTCTTAGTTGGTCTAAATTTTGAAATCTTCTCTCAGTACTGTAGGACTGCAAATTATAATTATGGATGGGCTTGTTTGCGATACCTTGCCTATTAGTTTCATTAAAGCTTCTAAAAGTATATAGGCTCTGTGAGACTAAAAGTTGACAGCTATTTCAAAGCTGCAGACATGGAATA
Coding sequences within:
- the LOC133709719 gene encoding phragmoplastin DRP1C; this encodes MARLESLIGLVNRIQRACTALGDHGGEGMSLWEALPSVAVVGGQSSGKSSVLESVVGRDFLPRGSGIVTRRPLVLQLHRLEDGRSEYAEFLHAPRKKYTDFAAVRKEIADETDRITGKSKQISNIPIHLSIYSPNVVNLTLIDLPGLTKVAVEGQPDSIVEDIENMVRSYVEKPNCIILAISPANQDIATSDAIKLAREVDPSGERTFGVMTKLDLMDKGTNALDVIEGRAYRLQHPWVGIVNRSQADINKNIDMMAARRKEQEYFENSPDYGHLAHRMGSEYLAKLLSKHLETVIRQRIPSIIALINKTISELNAELDRIGRPIGIDSGAQLYTILELCRAFDRVFKEHLDGGRPGGDRIYKVFDHQLPAALKKLPFDRHLSVKNVQKVVTEADGYQPHLIAPEQGYRRLIDGAIVYFKGPAEASVDAVHFVLKELVRKSIAETEELRRFPTLQSDIAAASTEALERFRDESRKTVTRLVEMESSYLTVEFFRKLNMEGDRNQNQTGPNADKNRKEPPPNMDMVGDNYLRRIASNVNSYINMVCETLRNSIPKAVVHCQVREAKRSLLNYFYTQIGRQEKERLGAMLDEDPALMEKRTLIAKRLELYKSARDEIDSVAWK